In the Afipia sp. GAS231 genome, GGCGTTCAAGTGGCCTCAGTTCGTCAGGTTGGCGGGTCCAGAAAATCAACTCAGCAAACGTCCCTGCCGCCGAGACGAAAATCAGATCTTGAAGCGCTTTCCGATGCTGAGGATTTGTTTGATCTGGATTAAGGGGACCATAGCCAAATTTCGTGTGGCCTTTGCAGCGCGGGTAGGGTTCCATGAATACGCTGATATCCTTCGCCCCTACAGCCAGCGCGGCGAGTGCGTGTCCAGCTTCGTGAAAGCAGCCTGACATGTAATATCGATTGTCGTCGATATTCATATCGGGAGACTTCGTGGGTTTACTGCCGGTAGTCATACGGAGCCTAGAAGCCGGAGTTCTACACCTTCAGCGGCCCGCTGATCAGCCTCAGGGTCCGCAAACAGGTGACCATAGGTATCGAATGTCACCTTGATCGAGCTATGGCCCATAAGCGTCTGTATCTGCTTGGGGTTGTGGCCTTGCTCGATCCACAGGGAGGCGCAAGCGTGGCGCAGGGCGTGCAAGCCGTATTTGGCGACGGTGATAACCACCGAATTGCCCGAAGCATCCAGAGCCTCCCGCTGAGCGGTTATTCCGGCATCGATCTGTATTGGCGCGAAGCCGCGATCGATCAGGTTGGCGTAGGACTCGACCTTTCCGATCCCGTTGGGGAAAACGAGACCTAGATCGCCTTTGGGGCAAAGCAGCTTCCATTCCCGGAGGGCGTTCAGGACCAGCGAGGAAAGCCGGAGCGACCGATAAGCGGCCTTAGACTTTAGCTTGCCGATTTTGTGGGATGCGTCCGCCCGTTGAGTGACGTTGATCAGGCGGGCGTCAAAATCCACATCCTGCCAACGGAGTCCACGCAGTTCGCTGGCCCGCAATCCGCAGAACACGGCGACCAGTACCAGGGCGCGCCAGAAGCGGCTGGTTCGGGCGGTTGCGCCCGTAATTATCGCCTGCAGTTCGGCTTTGGTGGGGATGACGGGACGGGGGTCATTACGTTGGGGAAGGTCCAATTCCAACCCGACCGTTGGCGCAACATTCGATAGGCCGCGGCGGCGGGCATCTTTGAAGATCGCACCGAGCGAGCGCATAACCCGCTTGATCATTTCGGCTGAACGGCCGGCTTCGCGAAGCTGATCGGCGAAGGCGTTGCAGGCCGGCACGGTGAGGTCCGAAAGCTTTTTAGCGCCGATAAATGGGTAAATGTGCAGGTCGCAGTGCTCCTCGTAACCCTTGATGGTCATAGCTTCGAGCATCTTATCGCGGCAGCGCTTGATCCAGAGCGCACCGGCTTCGCGAACGGTCGGCGAAACGCTGCCCGGTGTGTGAAGGCCGCGGACAAGATCGTGCCGTGTCTCGGTGAGCCACGCTTCGCCGTCGCTCTTGCGATCAAACATCTTGAAACGGCGGTTTCCGGCACCGTCAACGTAGCCGGCT is a window encoding:
- a CDS encoding site-specific integrase, whose protein sequence is MATVRKRKLPSGLIRWQAGYVDGAGNRRFKMFDRKSDGEAWLTETRHDLVRGLHTPGSVSPTVREAGALWIKRCRDKMLEAMTIKGYEEHCDLHIYPFIGAKKLSDLTVPACNAFADQLREAGRSAEMIKRVMRSLGAIFKDARRRGLSNVAPTVGLELDLPQRNDPRPVIPTKAELQAIITGATARTSRFWRALVLVAVFCGLRASELRGLRWQDVDFDARLINVTQRADASHKIGKLKSKAAYRSLRLSSLVLNALREWKLLCPKGDLGLVFPNGIGKVESYANLIDRGFAPIQIDAGITAQREALDASGNSVVITVAKYGLHALRHACASLWIEQGHNPKQIQTLMGHSSIKVTFDTYGHLFADPEADQRAAEGVELRLLGSV